One Lactobacillus sp. ESL0785 DNA window includes the following coding sequences:
- a CDS encoding NAD(P)H-hydrate dehydratase encodes MVAITADILTTVIKKRRSNTHKGNYGRVLLIGGSENYGGAIIMAAEGALNSGAGLVAVATHSLNAAALHARDPEIMYVDWRDRNLPVLIKKMDVVVCGPGLGLSPFASKIMHLLCSNLTEKQTLVLDASSLDLIAQDYNLIPQLAGKIILTPHQMEWQRVSQIKIPFQADSANIATLNRLFPRQNAVLVLKSNHTHIYDGQGQIFVNPLGNPGMATGGTGDTLAGIIGGLVAQFGNNLDVILAAVYLHSLAGDQIAQTDYVVRPTKLSALLPQIMRKFAN; translated from the coding sequence ATGGTTGCAATTACGGCAGATATTTTAACAACAGTGATTAAAAAGCGGCGTAGTAATACTCATAAAGGCAATTACGGTCGCGTATTATTAATTGGCGGCAGTGAAAATTATGGTGGTGCGATCATTATGGCTGCTGAGGGAGCTCTAAATAGTGGCGCAGGCTTAGTTGCGGTTGCGACACATTCGCTTAACGCCGCAGCATTACATGCTCGGGATCCAGAAATAATGTATGTTGACTGGCGCGACCGTAATTTACCAGTTTTAATTAAAAAAATGGATGTTGTTGTCTGTGGTCCTGGTTTAGGGTTAAGCCCATTTGCTTCAAAAATTATGCATTTGCTCTGCTCAAATCTGACGGAAAAACAAACTTTAGTGCTAGATGCCAGTAGTTTAGATCTAATTGCTCAAGATTATAATTTAATTCCGCAACTGGCAGGTAAAATCATTTTAACCCCCCACCAGATGGAATGGCAGCGGGTCAGTCAGATTAAAATTCCTTTTCAAGCTGATAGTGCGAATATCGCCACACTCAATAGACTTTTTCCGCGGCAAAATGCGGTGTTGGTGTTGAAATCTAACCATACGCATATTTATGATGGGCAGGGACAGATTTTTGTGAATCCATTAGGCAATCCCGGAATGGCAACTGGTGGTACGGGTGATACTCTTGCAGGAATTATTGGAGGCCTCGTTGCTCAATTCGGTAACAATCTTGATGTGATTTTGGCTGCAGTTTATTTGCATTCATTAGCTGGTGATCAGATTGCTCAAACTGATTATGTGGTAAGGCCAACTAAGCTTAGTGCACTTTTGCCACAAATAATGCGCAAATTTGCTAATTAA
- a CDS encoding serine hydrolase, with the protein MVPTQVEAANVPNNYHNEQLKLKVKSALAIDSKTGQLLYGKNINQPLPIASMTKLVTVYLTLAAIKQGKISWQTLVKPTPAIVKVANNKDFSNVPLHLNHAYTIKQLYQATLIESANGAAMLLGQAVSGTQTAFIKKMREQLRKWGIEDAQIYTACGLPNKSIGTAAYPGITGNAENELSAKDMAIVGQHILAAFPQVIKTTRLAQLDFSDNNVKTPMSNFNWMLKGLPQYDSHLQVDGLKTGTTDAAGACFIATAKHQGTRIITVVMGARHRDGNDPSRFIETKKLLKYVYANYHPIIFNQNGVITGLTSLRVNNGQARQINIGMKDKSSVWAPTGGQKLQVKLANSQIDAPVTAGQTVTKYMFKSGGSKLISLNQPNGLQLPAKALQSTGKVNFLIRFWRWLFGG; encoded by the coding sequence ATGGTGCCAACGCAAGTTGAGGCAGCTAATGTGCCTAATAATTATCATAATGAGCAATTGAAGTTGAAGGTTAAGTCAGCGCTGGCAATTGATAGCAAGACTGGACAGCTTTTGTATGGAAAAAATATTAATCAACCTTTGCCAATTGCATCGATGACTAAATTAGTAACAGTTTATTTGACTTTAGCAGCTATTAAACAGGGCAAAATTTCGTGGCAAACGTTAGTTAAGCCAACACCCGCGATTGTCAAAGTAGCTAATAACAAAGATTTTTCCAATGTGCCCTTACATTTAAATCATGCGTACACAATTAAGCAACTCTATCAGGCAACTTTGATTGAGTCAGCTAATGGTGCTGCAATGCTGCTAGGCCAAGCTGTCAGTGGCACGCAAACGGCTTTTATCAAAAAAATGCGTGAGCAGCTACGTAAATGGGGGATTGAAGATGCGCAAATTTATACTGCATGTGGTCTGCCAAATAAGAGCATAGGCACTGCTGCATATCCTGGAATTACTGGTAATGCTGAAAACGAATTATCAGCTAAGGATATGGCAATTGTTGGGCAGCACATATTGGCTGCTTTTCCGCAGGTGATCAAAACAACGCGGCTTGCCCAGCTGGATTTTAGTGATAACAATGTTAAAACGCCGATGAGCAATTTTAACTGGATGCTTAAAGGCTTGCCGCAATATGATTCACATTTGCAAGTTGACGGTTTAAAAACGGGGACTACTGATGCTGCTGGAGCCTGTTTTATTGCTACAGCTAAGCATCAAGGCACCCGAATTATTACTGTTGTAATGGGTGCGCGGCACCGGGATGGCAATGATCCGTCGCGGTTTATTGAAACTAAAAAATTACTTAAATATGTATACGCTAATTATCATCCGATTATTTTTAATCAAAATGGGGTAATTACTGGTTTAACAAGTTTGCGGGTTAATAATGGTCAGGCACGCCAAATTAATATTGGTATGAAAGACAAGAGTTCGGTTTGGGCTCCTACTGGTGGCCAAAAGTTGCAGGTCAAATTGGCCAATTCACAAATTGATGCGCCAGTAACAGCTGGACAAACAGTGACTAAGTATATGTTTAAGTCAGGAGGAAGTAAACTAATTTCTTTGAACCAACCTAACGGTTTACAGCTGCCAGCTAAGGCACTGCAGTCAACAGGTAAGGTTAATTTTTTGATTCGTTTCTGGCGTTGGCTGTTTGGAGGTTAA
- a CDS encoding PspC domain-containing protein, which produces MQKRLTKSQYKIIAGVFGGIAEYFNWDKAWTRICGGAIACFTGWGLLLYIIAAFAMPNSNSHNHDHIIDGEFHRR; this is translated from the coding sequence ATGCAGAAGCGTTTAACAAAATCTCAATACAAAATTATTGCTGGTGTTTTCGGCGGGATTGCTGAATACTTCAACTGGGACAAAGCTTGGACCAGAATTTGCGGTGGTGCCATTGCTTGCTTCACTGGTTGGGGATTGCTCCTGTATATCATTGCTGCATTTGCTATGCCTAATTCTAACAGTCATAATCACGATCATATAATAGACGGTGAATTTCATCGGCGTTAA